The Labilibaculum sp. sequence TCAGAATTATACACAGAATTATCATTCTGATTTTCATACTTAGAATAATTATACCGTAAATCCAATCCATATCTAAATTCAAGAGAATTCGCAATTACCTTACGAAATTCTCGTCCAAAACCTAGTCCAAAACCAAAACTATTGCTAGTGTCTTCACTTTCAGAATCAAGCAAATTTTCACTTTTACGTTCACTTCCTCCAAGAGACACTGCATTAAACCTCCAAAGGGCCTTTTCATCTCCCACCCTATAGATTATCCCAAATTCATCCAGATTACTAAAAGAAAGTCCAACTTCTTTTTGTCTTGTTTTTTCCTGTGCCATTACAAATAACGAAAATGCAATTGCAAAGCCTGTCAAAAATAATTTTCTCATTTTAGTGTAATTTAATGAATACGCCTACTCTTATGATTTTCGGCCAACTCTTTTTAATGTTTAATTGTAATGTATCCGTCCACAACATTTCTTAAACTTAACGCCACTGCCACACGGACAAGGGCTGTTTCGCCCAAGTCTTTGGTTCATTTTTTTCATATTACGAACCTGAATATTCTGATTAAATACCTCACTCATTAATTTATAAAGTTCTGGATGAGTTCTGGCAAATAATTTTGGTCTTTCGAAAAAGTACTCACTCGCCACAGCAAAAAATTCAGCTTTATTGGTTCCTCCGTAAGGGTTTATATCAGACTTATCCTTGTAGATTTCTTCAATTTTCTGATTAATTAAATCCAACCACGGAATTGCATACTGTTTTTCCAATAGAATTGAGGGAAGTCCATCAACTGATCCATCCATTTTATCGATTAAATGAACAAACTCATGAATGGCGGTGTTTTTCTTATCGGATTCGTTCACAAAACCGAGATGAAGAGCTGGTTTCGACAAAATCATTTTTCCTTCCATATATCCGGTTCCAACCATTCCCAAAATATTGGTATCTGTACCTGAAGTTTCAAATTTGTCATTAAAACCTGCCGGATAAAGAAGAACTTCATGAAGATTGGTGTATTTCCATTCCGGGAATCCGAATATGGGAATGATAGCACTCGATGCAACCAATACCTCGTCAGTAACATCAACATCTACATGAATTCCTGTAATTCTGCAATTCAGCAAAAACTCCTGTATTTTAAACTCAAAACGCTTTTTTTCCTCCGATGAAAGAGCATTATAAAACACAACTTTATCAGCTAGAATAGCTTTCCATTCTTTCGGAAAGGGTAAAGACGGGCTCATCCAACTACTCTTCTTTGTTTTCTTTAGTAAATAGAAAATAAATAAGATCGCAACAGCTACTACAATAAGTCCATTCATTAGTAAAATTTAGATTACAGAAGAAAAAATTATAATAAATATCTCGTAACACCAAATATAATAAATACAATTCTTATGTTGGCTGTCATTTTTACAAATTATGATTATTCATATTCAGTCTACACTTAACCAATTATCTAATACAGGAAAGCGATTAGTCCATCCAATACTTTAGCCTTTTCAAAATAAACCGTTATCTTAGGAAGATTTTAAATAAATCTATTAATCCAAAAATTACTAAGCCCCCTATCTTTATGCACAAACTAAATGACTTTTTAGCCGGAATCGAAATCTATCTGGGAGGAAGCGATTGGTTTACCCTATTGCTGCTTCTCACTGGTGTTTTTTTCACCATATATCTAAAATTTCCACAAATCAGATTTTTCAAACATGCTCTTAAAGTAGTGCGGGGAAAATACGACAAGCCAGGAGAAAAGGGAGACGCTTCTCATTTTCAGGCCTTAGCCACTGCGCTTTCGGGTACCGTTGGAACAGGAAATATTGCCGGTGTTGCCTTTGCAATATACCTTGGCGGACCTGCCGCTTTATTCTGGATGTTGGTAACTGCTTTTTTAGGAATGACGACCAAATTTGTCGAGGTTACTCTTTCGCACAAATATCGCGAAACAGACGAAAAAGGTTTTATATCCGGCGGACCGATGTATTACATGAAAAACAAACTGAAAATGCCCTGGCTTGCCGGATTTTTTGCTGCCATGACAATTGTTTCCTCTTTTGGTACAGGTAGCTTGCCTCAAATTAATTCCATATCCAGTTCACTTTATTCTACTTTTGGCTTCGATCAAATGATTACCGGAGGAATTCTGGCTGTGCTGCTCGGAATTGTAATTTTGGGAGGCATAAAAAGAATTGTAAAGGTTACTGATAAACTGGTGCCTGCTATGGCAATCATCTACTTTGTGGGTGCAATATCTGTTATTTTTTACAACTACGAGAACATCATTCCAGCTTTGGTTTCTGTATTTGCAAATGTATTTACCGGCACTGCCGCAACAGGTGGTTTTCTGGGGGCAGGTTTTGCTTATGCTTTTAACCGAGGAGTAAACAGAGGTTTGTTTAGTAATGAGGCCGGACAAGGTTCTGCTCCTATTGCTCACGCCGCTGCCCGAACCGAAGAACCCGTATCTGAAGGAATGGTTGCCATATTGGAACCTTTTATTGATACCATCATTATTTGTTCTCTAACTGGTTTGGTGATATTATCATCAGGTGTTTGGAAAGAAAAACTTCCCAACCGATTTCAAAATACGGACATGGTGATTATGGCCGATCAATATAACGATTCGGATAAAAAAGATCAGGATAAACTTTTTAATTTTTTAAATGGGAAAAAAGATTTGCCCGTTTTCTCTGGTGAATTACAGGTGAAAAATGGAATTGTTCAAAATCCTGTTTCAATCATCAACTCCCGCTCACTTGCCGAAGAAGTAAAAGTTTACAAAAACGATGAAGAATTGTACAGCGGAACACTTCGCATTGAAAATGGAAAGTACGTAAATGAAAATGGGGAATATTTTCAAGGCAATTCGTTAATGCATTCGGCTCCCCTAACCGCAGAAGCCTTCACCCGTAGTTATTTTGGAGAATGGGGAAAATGGATTGTTTCCCTTGGATTGCTTCTGTTTGCCTTTTCAACAGCTATTGCCTGGGCATATTACGGTGGTCGATCGGTAACCTACCTGTTTGGTGCAAAAGGTGTTCTTCCCTACCGAATCATCTATTGCATTGGCTTCTTTATCGCTTCGTTTGCTGATACAACCATTATCTGGACCCTTTCGGGAATTACCATTGCACTTATGGCACTTCCCAACCTCATTGGTATTTTATTACTGCGAAAAGATATGAAAGGAACAATGAACAATTATCTTGATAAATTTTCAAAAGAACATCCTGGAGAAATTTAAATCATCCCATATACCTCAAGAGACTCAAAACGAGTCTCTTTTTTTGCTGTAATGAATTTCTTTCATTCAATCTCAATATCGAACTGGCTTAACAATCCAATTACACCCGACAAAGAAAATTTTGCTTTTTTTATTTTATTAATTTCAGGATTAATCAAATAGTTAAAAGAGCTTCTTAGATCTGATTTCTCAATATTTGTATACTCAAAAACGGCTCTACCCAAATCACAATTGTCCATTGTCGCCCCGGTAAGATCAGTTTCGGTAAAATCTACCTCCTGCAAATTGCAATTAATGAATTTGGTTGCCTTTAATTTTAACTTGTAAAAAGAAGCCAATTTTAACTGACAATCTTCAAATTGAACCGAGAGTAGTAATTGATTGCAGTCCTGAAAGCCAAGTCCAAGCATTTTGCACGATTTGAAAATCACATCACGAAAAGCGGTATAATTTAATTTAGCCAGACTTAAATCGCATTGATCAAACTCACATTCTAAAAAAATATTTTCAGACAAATCACTGTTGGCAAATGAGCAATTCACAAAACGGCAATTCTCATACTCTCCTTTTGGCAAAGCTTCCAAGGAATAATTCTTCTTTTCAAAAACCTGATCCTCTATATACACCTTTGGCATAATTACAATTCCTTCTTCTATAAATAAATCTCACCAACACTATACGTTATTGCATTTCCTCGAAGCAACACACGATGATTCATATTTGTACAATTCAAAACACCATGTCGATCAGATATCTGATAAGCTAACAAATCATTTTTTTTGAGCCGGTCACTCCAGAAAGGTACTAAACTACAATGAGCCGAACCCGTTACCGGATCTTCAAAGATACTGGCTCCGGGGGTAAAGAATCGGGACACAAAATCGGCTTCATTACCTAATGCAGTGCAAATTATTCCGCCATGTCCTAAATCGATTTGTTCCAATTTATTTTTATCAGGATTTAATGCCTTCACTTCCTCTTCCGATTCATAAACCAATACATAATCCCTGGCCAAATAAACCTCTTTTGGCTGAATAGTTAAACTTGCACTTATAATTTCGGGCAATTCAGCTAATTTAGGCATACGGGAAGGAAAGTCCAGCACATATTTATCAGCCTCAAAACTCACCTGCAGTTCTCCGCTTGCCGATCGAAACCGAATTACATCACCTTTATAATTAAGATGCTTTTTAATCACATGCGCCGTTGCTAAAGTTGCGTGCCCACATAAATCCATCTCTACTTCAGGTGTAAACCATCTTATGTGAAAATCATTTTTATGAGTTACAAAAAAAGCGGTCTCTGCTAAATTATTCTCTTTGGTGATGGAGAACATGATCTCATCAGCCAACCAACCTTCTAATGGGATAACACAAGCGGGATTTCCTCCAAACAATTTATTTGTAAAGGCATCAACATGATATTTCTGAAGTTTCATCTGTTTATAATTTTTTTTTAGTTGTTCGATGAAACTTACCATTCGTGACTAATCATTTTCGTATGTGAGTTAATCATTATTCAATCATGGCCGTTTCATCATACTGATATTTTATCCTAACGGTTTAAGATTTTCGCAATCTCTGGTTTTGAATACAATTCCGACTTAATCACTTTCCCATCTTCCCGATAGATCGGATTCCCATTTTCATCCAACTTACTCATGTTACTTCGATGAACTTCGCTAAAAATCTCAGCATATTTGTCCTGAAGACCAAATTCGAGCACAGTGCCCATTATCAAGTAGTGAATATCTGCCAAAGCATCTGCCACCTCAACCAAATTCCCCGATTCCCAGGCAACTTTCAGTTCATCAACTTCTTCCTGAATGATATTTTGTCTTAATTCACATCTTTCCTTAGCGGGAATTACCGGTGTATTTTCAACATTCACACCAAATGCTTCATGAAATTCATTCACCTTTTCTAATGCTGTCATACTCTTTTCATTCAATTTTCCATAAAACGACTTTAAAGTTTAAATATCACCAATTCTTTTATAATTGTCGGGCAGATTGCATAAAAAAAGGCTGCACATGGCAGCCTTTTCAAATATATTTCATTGTAATTATAATGTGATAGCAAATGTCAGAAATAGTTTTTCAGTTACTGGATTTAATGTAAGACCACCTCGAACCGGCAGTGAAAACTGATCACTTAATTTAATTTTATCGTACATGGTAACGCTTGCATTAACAAGGTTTGCCTTGTCATCATACATTCCATCGTAAAGTGTAAAACCCATTGCCCATGAGAATTTCTTTCCGCCAATCATATTCGAATAACCCAATTCTATATAACTGGAATATTTCTGATCATTGTTTTCATCACGATCCATTTCTCCATAAAATAATATGGAAGTCATAATCGAAATTGGAAATTTAGCACAACCTTTATACTTTGCCGAAACATCAAATAAATGAACACTTTCATTGCTGTCAAAATCAAAAAACTTTGAATTTGAAAAATCAGGAGCCGGACAATAAAAATCGAATAGACTAAATTGAAACAATGGTGTGTTGTACTGTAAATACAAATCGATTTCCTGATAACTCTCATCAAAAGAATATGCACCCCAGGCACCAACAGTGAACTTGCCGGTTTGCAATTCTAAAGTAGGCTCGATAGTTGGTGCCGTGCCACTATTGAAGCCTCGCCACAAATGGCGGCTAACCAGATCAATACTGCTGTTTACTCTGGTTTTTGATGGTAAATTGTCTGCTTTTACTCCGCCGCAGACAAGTAATAATCCTATCAACAAGATAGATTTAAAAAACTTCATCAGTAAAAAAATTAAGGTGTTGTTGTTAGTATAAAGAGAGAGCTAACATTTTAAAATAAAATTCTATTTTGCTTTAGTCAATATTCCCTCCTGCTTGTTTAAAATCGGTGCAAAAATAGAAGAAAAAGAAAGCGGAAATCATGATAATTATCTTAATTGTCATCTGTTATTAAACACAGAAACCGGCCTTCTAATTGCTCGCTTACCAAGTCAGATTTACACATAAAAAAAGGGGAAAGCTATTGCTCTCCCCGATATATCTTAACATTGTATTTTCTAATTGTCATCAGGTAATACAAACCAAAGAATAATATAAACCAAAAGACCCGGAAAACCAGCACTAAATATTGAGAGCAGCACATAGGCTACCCGAACAAGACTAATTTCCCATCCTAAATATTCGGCAATACCTGCACAAACACCTGCAATCATCTTATCCGATGATCGTTTCAATTTCTTACTCATGATCTTTGTTTTACAAATTAATTAGTCATCAAACTCCTCATCATAAAGATCTTCCTGATTCTCTAACTCATCATTGTAGAAGGTTTCAGCCTCATCCATCAAATCTTCAATCAGATTTTGATCTTCCGGAGTTTTCTCCAGCCAATAAACAGTTTGGTTGGAATTGAAATCTTCAACATCACATTCGATAATACACTTTGGTGAACGTGTGTGAACGATAAAAAGAGTATCTGGTAACTCTTGTGAATTGTCTGCTAATAAAAACTTTGGGAGCATAATTTTTGATTTAATTTCGTGATGTAAATATAGGAAGAGATTGAACTCCAAGCAAAAAAATAGACTTAACTATTTACTAATTCTGATTTTTTATTTCTCAAGTAAACTTAATATGAATCAGTATCCTCATTTTTAGCTTCTTCAAACTCAACTCCCGCTGCAAAAAAACAACATTCATATCAACTTTAACCCGATAATTTTACTCATCCCTTATAAAATTAAAAGCTTAAAAACCTTTTCCGTCTCCTAATCATTAAAATTTAATCTCATCATTGTAACCGAAAGGATATTTTTCATGAATCAGATGCACAGCTTCCCGCTTCATCTTATAAAAGCTTACAATTCTATTCTTGGGAGATATTATTAATATATCAGCTTATAATTTTACTATGAAAGATCTACCAAATGAATAATTTAATGTAAAATTATCATATTTTTTTCTTCCACCCTTAAAGATGTTGTCATCTTAAAAAATACAGTTTAAATTACCCACCCTTAAAAAACAAACACAACAACCTAACTAACAATGTAATTACGCAATAAAAATGATTTCTAGTGCAAACGTTTCTTTTAAATAATAAAAAGACAACACAGTCTTTTTTATTATCTCTTTGTTGGAATCCTCAATATATCTTCCTAAACTTGTATCCGATAAACAGATCAAAATATCCTATTTAGCAATGAGTCAATTTCTTCAAAATAACAAAATGTCTTTGTGTATGTGTACAACATGTTGTATGTGTATGGAAAGTATTGTTATGCAAAAAGGAACAGCTTAAATTGACGAATTAGATATCAGAATATTCTCAAGAGCCTTTTTGCAACAGCAAAAAGGCTTTTTTTATTCGACAAAATGATCTCAACAACAGACTTAATCAATTCAAGAATATATTTTTCGCACAAGGATGAATATAAATTCAAATCATACAACAAACAGAACCAATTCAGCAACATGTTGTTGTGTGTGTATGTTATGGAATCCACCCTAGCAGAATTCGTTATGTACCTAAATGAACATTACATATCGAGTCTTTCTGCTGCGCAGAAGGACTTTTTTTATTCTTGTAAGTCGATTAAAATGAAGGAAAAAACATACCGAAGTGTACTAAAAACCATTTCGTGGAGAACGATTGGAACCATTGATACCATCTTAATCTCCTATTTAGTGATTGGAGATTTAAAATGGGCCATGTCGATTGGCGGAGTTGAGTTGTTTACAAAAATGGGACTCTATTTTATCCATGAAAGAACATGGAATAACATCCAATTAGGAAAAGAAAAAGAACATCCCATTGATTATCACATTTAAAAAGAGAAATCATGTCGAAACAGATAAAACATTTTTTACCAATAGCCTTAGATATAACAGATAAAAAAATCTTAATTATTGGAGGCGATGAAGATGCCTATAAAAAACTTAAAATATTACAACGGAGCACAAATCTAATTGAGGTGATTGCTCCTCAAATCATTAGCTGGATTAAAAATTCAGGTGTTGTTTATCACGAGAAACAATACAGCAAGGAAGTGCTAAAAGATTATTTTTTAATCTACAGCTGTGTTGAAGATCCTGCCTTTGTAAGACAATTAATGCGAGACACAAAAGAAGCCGGGGTATTATTAAATGTGCACGATCAACCAGATTTTTGTGAGTTCATTTCCCCCGCCATTTACAAACATTCAAACATTAGTGTTGCTGTAAGTTCTAATGGTGAAGATGTTTACGAATCGATTCGCATGCGAAATCAACTGAAAGATTACTTTGAAAATTACCAGCTTCAAAAACAACTAATTGCTAACTAATAGTGGCATAACATTTTCTATAACTGAAAGAACATGGGAAAAGAATTCCAAATCAATCAAGAACAATTATCTCAGCTAAATAAGCTGATTCAAGATTTATCTGCCGAGCAATTGGTTTGGGTAAATGGATACCTATCGGGGATTATTAATGGAAAAAAGAATGCAATTGATGTTCCGATAATTTCCGATCAAAAATCTTCCGAAAGTATCACTATTTTATTTGGCACGCATACCGGACACAGCAAGGAAATAGCTATGGATCTTCACGATAGAGTTTTAGCACTGGGCTTCGATGCGAAGATACAAGGCCTTGACTTTTACACGAAAAATGATTTGAAAAAGGAAAAATACCTTTTCCTGATCGTAAGTACACATGGTGAAGGTGAAGCTCCTATTCAGGCTGAAGATTTGTACGAATATGTGCACGGCAAAAGAGCACCAAAACTACCCGATACCAAATATGCGGTACTTGCTTTGGGTGACAAAACCTACAAGAAGTATTGCCAGACAGGAATTGATTTCGATCTAGCTTTTACAAAATTAGGTGCGCAGGCAATTTTGCCGGTTCAAACCAGTGATGTTGCTTACGAAGAAATCGCCGAACAATGGATCGAAAAAGTGATTGGTGAATTGAAGAACTTAGAGCCGGAAGCTGCTGTTTCGATAAAATCTGCAAGCGCTTCTGTGCCAAAGAAGAAATTTAACCGCGCCAATCCATACTATGCCGAAGTTTTGGAAAAAGTGAGAATCACAACGACTGATTCTGAAAAAGAAATTTACCATGTTGAAATCTCATTAGAAAATTCAGGTATTGAATATACAGCGGGAGACAGCATTGGTATTTTGCCCAATAATCCTATTGATTTGGTGGACTTGATAATTGACAAATTGGAAGATGATCCGGAACGAATAGTTACAATTGATGAGAAAGAAATCAGTTTATTTAGGGCCTTACAAAACAAGCTGGAAATAACCGTTTTGAACCGCGAGGTTCTTGAAAAGTACAAAGCCATAACTCAGAATAAGGATCTTGAACTGCTATTGAATAATGAGGATGAATTGGAAAACTATCTTCACGGAGCTGATGCATATGACTTATTGGAAGATTACCCTGGAGAAATTACCAGCGATCAATTTTTATCTACTCTTCGGGGTTTATATGCACGCCTCTACTCTATCTCTTCAGGTCCGAGAGCGAATCCTGAGGAAGTTCACATTACCATTGCTTCGGTAAGATACAATCGTAAAAAACGCGACAGAAACGGTGCTTGTTCCTCTTACATCACCGATGAAATTAATGTAGGCGATCATTTGCCCATTTACATTGATAAAAATGAGTCGTTCCGTTTACCGGATGATGAAAACAAACCGCTGATTATGGTTGGCGCAGGAACCGGCGTGGCTCCTTACCGAAGCTTTTTGCAAGAACGGGAACAAAATAAGGCAAAAGGAAAAAGCTGGTTATTCTTTGGAAATCAACGGTTCAAAAAAGACTTTTTATATCAACTTGAGTGGCAGAAATTCCTTAAAAAAGGAATACTTCAAAAATTAGATGTTGCATTTTCAAGAGATCAGGAAGAAAAAGCTTACGTGCAGCACCGACTGAAGGAAAATGGGAAAGAAATATTTCAATGGCTCGAAAACGGTGCTCATTTTTACATCTGCGGAGACAAAAAATACATGGCCAAAGATGTTCAGACAAGCTTACTGGAAATTATTCAGAACGAAGGTGGAATAACTTCTGAAAAAGCAGAAGAATATCTAAAAAATATGAAAAAAGAAAAGCGATTGTTGCTTGATGTATATTAATCATTCTGAGTTAAAAATTATGAATTTTTACAACACAAAGCATCCAATTTCAATCTTACTCAACTCATAATTAAAAAACCTATGTCAGATAATATCAACTGGGCAGAATTGTCCGAAGTCGAAAAAATAAAAACCGAAAGCAACTATTTGCGCGGAACACTGGAGGCAAGTCTTGCCGACCCAATTACAGGAGCCATTGCTCTTGATGACAGACAAGTCTCTAAATTTCATGGCATTTACCAACAATTTGATCGGGATAACGAACGGGAAAGAAAGAAAACCAAACTGGAACCAGATTACTCCTTTTTAATTCGCGTGAGAGTGCCTGGCGGTGTTGTAAATGCAAAGCAATGGCTGCAAATCGATCAAATATCAGATGAATATGCCAACGGAACCATCAAATTAACTACCCGGCAGGCATTTCAGTTTCACGGCGTTTTGAAAGGAAACCTAAAGCCAAGTATTCAATCTATTAATAAGGCATTGCTCGATACCATTGCTGCCTGTGGTGATGTAAACCGAAATGTGATGGCCAGTCCTCATCCGTATGCATCCGAAGTTTTCGATCAGGTACAGGAATTGGCTGGCAAAGTGAGCGATCATTTAACCCCAAGAACTCCGGCCTACTACGAAATCTGGCTAGACCAAAAGAAAGTGGCCGAAGGGAGTGCCGGCGAAGTAGAGCCTTTGTACGGACCTGTTTATCTGCCACGAAAGTTCAAAATTGGATTTACCACTCCTCCTTTTAACGATACAGATATTTTCACTCAGGATTTGGGATTTATTGCCATTGAAAACAATGGTGTTCTGGAAGGATTCAACATTGTTGTTGGCGGTGGAATGGGAACAACTTT is a genomic window containing:
- a CDS encoding sodium:alanine symporter family protein, translating into MHKLNDFLAGIEIYLGGSDWFTLLLLLTGVFFTIYLKFPQIRFFKHALKVVRGKYDKPGEKGDASHFQALATALSGTVGTGNIAGVAFAIYLGGPAALFWMLVTAFLGMTTKFVEVTLSHKYRETDEKGFISGGPMYYMKNKLKMPWLAGFFAAMTIVSSFGTGSLPQINSISSSLYSTFGFDQMITGGILAVLLGIVILGGIKRIVKVTDKLVPAMAIIYFVGAISVIFYNYENIIPALVSVFANVFTGTAATGGFLGAGFAYAFNRGVNRGLFSNEAGQGSAPIAHAAARTEEPVSEGMVAILEPFIDTIIICSLTGLVILSSGVWKEKLPNRFQNTDMVIMADQYNDSDKKDQDKLFNFLNGKKDLPVFSGELQVKNGIVQNPVSIINSRSLAEEVKVYKNDEELYSGTLRIENGKYVNENGEYFQGNSLMHSAPLTAEAFTRSYFGEWGKWIVSLGLLLFAFSTAIAWAYYGGRSVTYLFGAKGVLPYRIIYCIGFFIASFADTTIIWTLSGITIALMALPNLIGILLLRKDMKGTMNNYLDKFSKEHPGEI
- a CDS encoding PspC domain-containing protein codes for the protein MSKKLKRSSDKMIAGVCAGIAEYLGWEISLVRVAYVLLSIFSAGFPGLLVYIILWFVLPDDN
- a CDS encoding NAD(P)-dependent oxidoreductase, with translation MSKQIKHFLPIALDITDKKILIIGGDEDAYKKLKILQRSTNLIEVIAPQIISWIKNSGVVYHEKQYSKEVLKDYFLIYSCVEDPAFVRQLMRDTKEAGVLLNVHDQPDFCEFISPAIYKHSNISVAVSSNGEDVYESIRMRNQLKDYFENYQLQKQLIAN
- a CDS encoding assimilatory sulfite reductase (NADPH) flavoprotein subunit; protein product: MGKEFQINQEQLSQLNKLIQDLSAEQLVWVNGYLSGIINGKKNAIDVPIISDQKSSESITILFGTHTGHSKEIAMDLHDRVLALGFDAKIQGLDFYTKNDLKKEKYLFLIVSTHGEGEAPIQAEDLYEYVHGKRAPKLPDTKYAVLALGDKTYKKYCQTGIDFDLAFTKLGAQAILPVQTSDVAYEEIAEQWIEKVIGELKNLEPEAAVSIKSASASVPKKKFNRANPYYAEVLEKVRITTTDSEKEIYHVEISLENSGIEYTAGDSIGILPNNPIDLVDLIIDKLEDDPERIVTIDEKEISLFRALQNKLEITVLNREVLEKYKAITQNKDLELLLNNEDELENYLHGADAYDLLEDYPGEITSDQFLSTLRGLYARLYSISSGPRANPEEVHITIASVRYNRKKRDRNGACSSYITDEINVGDHLPIYIDKNESFRLPDDENKPLIMVGAGTGVAPYRSFLQEREQNKAKGKSWLFFGNQRFKKDFLYQLEWQKFLKKGILQKLDVAFSRDQEEKAYVQHRLKENGKEIFQWLENGAHFYICGDKKYMAKDVQTSLLEIIQNEGGITSEKAEEYLKNMKKEKRLLLDVY
- a CDS encoding DUF2061 domain-containing protein, encoding MKEKTYRSVLKTISWRTIGTIDTILISYLVIGDLKWAMSIGGVELFTKMGLYFIHERTWNNIQLGKEKEHPIDYHI
- a CDS encoding nucleoside triphosphate pyrophosphohydrolase family protein; this translates as MTALEKVNEFHEAFGVNVENTPVIPAKERCELRQNIIQEEVDELKVAWESGNLVEVADALADIHYLIMGTVLEFGLQDKYAEIFSEVHRSNMSKLDENGNPIYREDGKVIKSELYSKPEIAKILNR
- a CDS encoding PhzF family phenazine biosynthesis protein; this translates as MKLQKYHVDAFTNKLFGGNPACVIPLEGWLADEIMFSITKENNLAETAFFVTHKNDFHIRWFTPEVEMDLCGHATLATAHVIKKHLNYKGDVIRFRSASGELQVSFEADKYVLDFPSRMPKLAELPEIISASLTIQPKEVYLARDYVLVYESEEEVKALNPDKNKLEQIDLGHGGIICTALGNEADFVSRFFTPGASIFEDPVTGSAHCSLVPFWSDRLKKNDLLAYQISDRHGVLNCTNMNHRVLLRGNAITYSVGEIYL
- a CDS encoding zinc-dependent peptidase; this translates as MNGLIVVAVAILFIFYLLKKTKKSSWMSPSLPFPKEWKAILADKVVFYNALSSEEKKRFEFKIQEFLLNCRITGIHVDVDVTDEVLVASSAIIPIFGFPEWKYTNLHEVLLYPAGFNDKFETSGTDTNILGMVGTGYMEGKMILSKPALHLGFVNESDKKNTAIHEFVHLIDKMDGSVDGLPSILLEKQYAIPWLDLINQKIEEIYKDKSDINPYGGTNKAEFFAVASEYFFERPKLFARTHPELYKLMSEVFNQNIQVRNMKKMNQRLGRNSPCPCGSGVKFKKCCGRIHYN
- a CDS encoding pentapeptide repeat-containing protein translates to MPKVYIEDQVFEKKNYSLEALPKGEYENCRFVNCSFANSDLSENIFLECEFDQCDLSLAKLNYTAFRDVIFKSCKMLGLGFQDCNQLLLSVQFEDCQLKLASFYKLKLKATKFINCNLQEVDFTETDLTGATMDNCDLGRAVFEYTNIEKSDLRSSFNYLINPEINKIKKAKFSLSGVIGLLSQFDIEIE